From Halomarina ordinaria:
TGTTCGACCGCCGGCGGCGCGGCGCTCGGGCCGTCGCGTACCCGGTGGTCCGGCACCAGGATGGGTGTCGGGTTGCCGGCGAGGGCGTCGCGGACGACGGCGTGGTCGTCCTCGTCGTCGGCGTCGAGGCCGGGCGTCGAGCGCGCGAGGCGCTCGACGCTCACCTGCTCGCCGTAGGGGACGTCGCGCACCGCCTCCAGCACCTCCCTGTGGGCCGTCGGGACGGTCAGCGCGACGGTGACGTCGGCGAAGTCGTCGTGCGTCCCCTCGAGGTACGCCGCGATGCGGTCGAGGAGCGGGTGGTCCGCGGTGGCGCCGTCCTCGGGCGTTCCGGGGAACGAGACGGAGATGACGCGGCCGCTCGCGACGCCGAGCTGTACGAAACACTCGAGCGATTCGAACTCCCGCGCGTAGATGCCCGACTCGTCGTCCATGGTCCTGCGACGGCGGTCGACGGTATCAAAGTTCGCCCGACGGGTCGGTCAGAGGCGACCGACGTAGCGCTCGAACACCGTCCGGTCGGAGACGAGCGACATGTGGCCCGGGCCCGTCACGCGGACGTTGTCGACGTTCGAGGTCTCGAACGGGAGCGAGGCGCGCTCCCCGGGGCGGATGAGGCCGTCGTCGTCGCTCCAGACGGCGGTGTAGGAGACGCCCCGGGGCGGCTTCCGTCCGTTGAGTTCGGTGAGCAGGTCGCTGTCGGGGACCATCGCGCGTCCGCCGGGGGTGAACAGTTGCGTGTACGCGAGCGAGGTCCCCTGGTGGGGCGTCCCGAGCGTGACGAGGTCGTCGACGTTGCCCGCGCCGCC
This genomic window contains:
- a CDS encoding MGMT family protein, which gives rise to MDDESGIYAREFESLECFVQLGVASGRVISVSFPGTPEDGATADHPLLDRIAAYLEGTHDDFADVTVALTVPTAHREVLEAVRDVPYGEQVSVERLARSTPGLDADDEDDHAVVRDALAGNPTPILVPDHRVRDGPSAAPPAVEQRLRSFEGL
- a CDS encoding esterase/lipase family protein, which codes for MTSRDGSTPSPGEEPVLLVHGYGDTGGSPWWSTLQRYFREAGYDRERISTLSFGAIPGTTLWSPRQYARTIGRRIERLRDRFDSRVDVVAHSMGGLGARWYVEHEGGAGNVDDLVTLGTPHQGTSLAYTQLFTPGGRAMVPDSDLLTELNGRKPPRGVSYTAVWSDDDGLIRPGERASLPFETSNVDNVRVTGPGHMSLVSDRTVFERYVGRL